From Rhinatrema bivittatum chromosome 5, aRhiBiv1.1, whole genome shotgun sequence, the proteins below share one genomic window:
- the GPM6B gene encoding neuronal membrane glycoprotein M6-b isoform X1, with protein MVGVTNPEEHARTSKTYFSLGNEVDTRKNMGCFECCIKCLGGVPYASLVATILCFSGVALFCGCGHVALTGTVTILEQHFSTNTNDHALLSEVIQLMQYVIYGIASFFFLYGIILLAEGFYTTSAVKELHSEFKTTACGRCISGMFVFLTYVLGVAWLGVFGFSAIPVFMFYNIWSSCEVIKSLPSNVTTSGDQICVDIRQYGIVPWTASPGRVCGSTLESICSTNEFYMSYHLFIVACAGAGATVIALIHFLMILSSNWAYLKDASKMQVYQNIRAKEEQELQDIQTRSKEQLNSYT; from the exons GTTGCTTCGAATGCTGTATTAAGTGCCTGGGAGGAGTTCCATACGCTTCACTGGTGGCCACCATTCTTTGCTTCTCTGGGGTAGCCTTGTTCTGTGGCTGTGGCCATGTGGCGCTCACTGGGACAGTAACTATCCTTGAACAACATTTCTCCACAAACACCAATGACCATGCCCTGCTGAGTGAAGT aaTACAGTTGATGCAGTATGTCATCTATGGAATTGCATCATTTTTCTTCCTGTATGGCATAATCCTTTTGGCGGAAGGATTTTATACAACAAGCGCCGTTAAGGAGCTGCACAGCGAATTCAAAACAACCGCTTGTGGTCGATGCATCAGTGGAATG TTTGTTTTCCTCACCTATGTGCTTGGTGTGGCCTGGCTTGGTGTCTTTGGCTTTTCGGCTATACCCGTCTTCATGTTCTACAACATATGGTCGTCCTGCGAGGTCATCAAATCCCTGCCGTCAAATGTGACAACTTCGGGAGACCAGATCTGCGTGGATATTCGACAATACG GCATCGTTCCGTGGACTGCTTCACCTGGCAGAGTATGTGGCTCAACCCTAGAGAGCATCTGCAGCACAAATGAG TTCTACATGTCCTATCACCTGTTTATTGTGGCTTGTGCCGGAGCCGGTGCCACTGTTATTGCATTG ATCCACTTCCTCATGATACTGTCTTCTAACTGGGCCTACTTAAAGGATGCAAGCAAAATGCAGGTCTACCAGAATATCAGAGCTAAAgaagagcaggagctgcaagatATCCAGACCCGATCAAAAGAGCAACTCAATTCTTATACATAA
- the GPM6B gene encoding neuronal membrane glycoprotein M6-b isoform X6 → MKPAMETAAEETTEQSQERKGCFECCIKCLGGVPYASLVATILCFSGVALFCGCGHVALTGTVTILEQHFSTNTNDHALLSEVIQLMQYVIYGIASFFFLYGIILLAEGFYTTSAVKELHSEFKTTACGRCISGMFVFLTYVLGVAWLGVFGFSAIPVFMFYNIWSSCEVIKSLPSNVTTSGDQICVDIRQYGIVPWTASPGRVCGSTLESICSTNEFYMSYHLFIVACAGAGATVIALLIYMMATTYNYAVLKFKSREDCCTKF, encoded by the exons GTTGCTTCGAATGCTGTATTAAGTGCCTGGGAGGAGTTCCATACGCTTCACTGGTGGCCACCATTCTTTGCTTCTCTGGGGTAGCCTTGTTCTGTGGCTGTGGCCATGTGGCGCTCACTGGGACAGTAACTATCCTTGAACAACATTTCTCCACAAACACCAATGACCATGCCCTGCTGAGTGAAGT aaTACAGTTGATGCAGTATGTCATCTATGGAATTGCATCATTTTTCTTCCTGTATGGCATAATCCTTTTGGCGGAAGGATTTTATACAACAAGCGCCGTTAAGGAGCTGCACAGCGAATTCAAAACAACCGCTTGTGGTCGATGCATCAGTGGAATG TTTGTTTTCCTCACCTATGTGCTTGGTGTGGCCTGGCTTGGTGTCTTTGGCTTTTCGGCTATACCCGTCTTCATGTTCTACAACATATGGTCGTCCTGCGAGGTCATCAAATCCCTGCCGTCAAATGTGACAACTTCGGGAGACCAGATCTGCGTGGATATTCGACAATACG GCATCGTTCCGTGGACTGCTTCACCTGGCAGAGTATGTGGCTCAACCCTAGAGAGCATCTGCAGCACAAATGAG TTCTACATGTCCTATCACCTGTTTATTGTGGCTTGTGCCGGAGCCGGTGCCACTGTTATTGCATTG CTGATCTACATGATGGCTACCACATATAACTATGCGGTTTTGAAGTTTAAGAGTCGGGAAGATTGCTGCACTAAATTCTAA
- the GPM6B gene encoding neuronal membrane glycoprotein M6-b isoform X2: MEIGRYHWMYGSSRPRRYLHVPKKRGSTRGCFECCIKCLGGVPYASLVATILCFSGVALFCGCGHVALTGTVTILEQHFSTNTNDHALLSEVIQLMQYVIYGIASFFFLYGIILLAEGFYTTSAVKELHSEFKTTACGRCISGMFVFLTYVLGVAWLGVFGFSAIPVFMFYNIWSSCEVIKSLPSNVTTSGDQICVDIRQYGIVPWTASPGRVCGSTLESICSTNEFYMSYHLFIVACAGAGATVIALIHFLMILSSNWAYLKDASKMQVYQNIRAKEEQELQDIQTRSKEQLNSYT, translated from the exons GTTGCTTCGAATGCTGTATTAAGTGCCTGGGAGGAGTTCCATACGCTTCACTGGTGGCCACCATTCTTTGCTTCTCTGGGGTAGCCTTGTTCTGTGGCTGTGGCCATGTGGCGCTCACTGGGACAGTAACTATCCTTGAACAACATTTCTCCACAAACACCAATGACCATGCCCTGCTGAGTGAAGT aaTACAGTTGATGCAGTATGTCATCTATGGAATTGCATCATTTTTCTTCCTGTATGGCATAATCCTTTTGGCGGAAGGATTTTATACAACAAGCGCCGTTAAGGAGCTGCACAGCGAATTCAAAACAACCGCTTGTGGTCGATGCATCAGTGGAATG TTTGTTTTCCTCACCTATGTGCTTGGTGTGGCCTGGCTTGGTGTCTTTGGCTTTTCGGCTATACCCGTCTTCATGTTCTACAACATATGGTCGTCCTGCGAGGTCATCAAATCCCTGCCGTCAAATGTGACAACTTCGGGAGACCAGATCTGCGTGGATATTCGACAATACG GCATCGTTCCGTGGACTGCTTCACCTGGCAGAGTATGTGGCTCAACCCTAGAGAGCATCTGCAGCACAAATGAG TTCTACATGTCCTATCACCTGTTTATTGTGGCTTGTGCCGGAGCCGGTGCCACTGTTATTGCATTG ATCCACTTCCTCATGATACTGTCTTCTAACTGGGCCTACTTAAAGGATGCAAGCAAAATGCAGGTCTACCAGAATATCAGAGCTAAAgaagagcaggagctgcaagatATCCAGACCCGATCAAAAGAGCAACTCAATTCTTATACATAA
- the GPM6B gene encoding neuronal membrane glycoprotein M6-b isoform X3 yields the protein MKPAMETAAEETTEQSQERKGCFECCIKCLGGVPYASLVATILCFSGVALFCGCGHVALTGTVTILEQHFSTNTNDHALLSEVIQLMQYVIYGIASFFFLYGIILLAEGFYTTSAVKELHSEFKTTACGRCISGMFVFLTYVLGVAWLGVFGFSAIPVFMFYNIWSSCEVIKSLPSNVTTSGDQICVDIRQYGIVPWTASPGRVCGSTLESICSTNEFYMSYHLFIVACAGAGATVIALIHFLMILSSNWAYLKDASKMQVYQNIRAKEEQELQDIQTRSKEQLNSYT from the exons GTTGCTTCGAATGCTGTATTAAGTGCCTGGGAGGAGTTCCATACGCTTCACTGGTGGCCACCATTCTTTGCTTCTCTGGGGTAGCCTTGTTCTGTGGCTGTGGCCATGTGGCGCTCACTGGGACAGTAACTATCCTTGAACAACATTTCTCCACAAACACCAATGACCATGCCCTGCTGAGTGAAGT aaTACAGTTGATGCAGTATGTCATCTATGGAATTGCATCATTTTTCTTCCTGTATGGCATAATCCTTTTGGCGGAAGGATTTTATACAACAAGCGCCGTTAAGGAGCTGCACAGCGAATTCAAAACAACCGCTTGTGGTCGATGCATCAGTGGAATG TTTGTTTTCCTCACCTATGTGCTTGGTGTGGCCTGGCTTGGTGTCTTTGGCTTTTCGGCTATACCCGTCTTCATGTTCTACAACATATGGTCGTCCTGCGAGGTCATCAAATCCCTGCCGTCAAATGTGACAACTTCGGGAGACCAGATCTGCGTGGATATTCGACAATACG GCATCGTTCCGTGGACTGCTTCACCTGGCAGAGTATGTGGCTCAACCCTAGAGAGCATCTGCAGCACAAATGAG TTCTACATGTCCTATCACCTGTTTATTGTGGCTTGTGCCGGAGCCGGTGCCACTGTTATTGCATTG ATCCACTTCCTCATGATACTGTCTTCTAACTGGGCCTACTTAAAGGATGCAAGCAAAATGCAGGTCTACCAGAATATCAGAGCTAAAgaagagcaggagctgcaagatATCCAGACCCGATCAAAAGAGCAACTCAATTCTTATACATAA
- the GPM6B gene encoding neuronal membrane glycoprotein M6-b isoform X5 has product MGCFECCIKCLGGVPYASLVATILCFSGVALFCGCGHVALTGTVTILEQHFSTNTNDHALLSEVIQLMQYVIYGIASFFFLYGIILLAEGFYTTSAVKELHSEFKTTACGRCISGMFVFLTYVLGVAWLGVFGFSAIPVFMFYNIWSSCEVIKSLPSNVTTSGDQICVDIRQYGIVPWTASPGRVCGSTLESICSTNEFYMSYHLFIVACAGAGATVIALIHFLMILSSNWAYLKDASKMQVYQNIRAKEEQELQDIQTRSKEQLNSYT; this is encoded by the exons GTTGCTTCGAATGCTGTATTAAGTGCCTGGGAGGAGTTCCATACGCTTCACTGGTGGCCACCATTCTTTGCTTCTCTGGGGTAGCCTTGTTCTGTGGCTGTGGCCATGTGGCGCTCACTGGGACAGTAACTATCCTTGAACAACATTTCTCCACAAACACCAATGACCATGCCCTGCTGAGTGAAGT aaTACAGTTGATGCAGTATGTCATCTATGGAATTGCATCATTTTTCTTCCTGTATGGCATAATCCTTTTGGCGGAAGGATTTTATACAACAAGCGCCGTTAAGGAGCTGCACAGCGAATTCAAAACAACCGCTTGTGGTCGATGCATCAGTGGAATG TTTGTTTTCCTCACCTATGTGCTTGGTGTGGCCTGGCTTGGTGTCTTTGGCTTTTCGGCTATACCCGTCTTCATGTTCTACAACATATGGTCGTCCTGCGAGGTCATCAAATCCCTGCCGTCAAATGTGACAACTTCGGGAGACCAGATCTGCGTGGATATTCGACAATACG GCATCGTTCCGTGGACTGCTTCACCTGGCAGAGTATGTGGCTCAACCCTAGAGAGCATCTGCAGCACAAATGAG TTCTACATGTCCTATCACCTGTTTATTGTGGCTTGTGCCGGAGCCGGTGCCACTGTTATTGCATTG ATCCACTTCCTCATGATACTGTCTTCTAACTGGGCCTACTTAAAGGATGCAAGCAAAATGCAGGTCTACCAGAATATCAGAGCTAAAgaagagcaggagctgcaagatATCCAGACCCGATCAAAAGAGCAACTCAATTCTTATACATAA